A region of Astyanax mexicanus isolate ESR-SI-001 chromosome 23, AstMex3_surface, whole genome shotgun sequence DNA encodes the following proteins:
- the yju2b gene encoding probable splicing factor YJU2B, translating to MGERKGVNKYYPPDFDPAKHGSINGYWNTHPLRERARKLSQGILIIRFEMPYNIWCDGCKNHIGMGVRYNAEKKKVGNYYTTPIYRFRMKCHLCVNYIEMQTDPATCDYVIVSGASRKEERWNMAENEQILTTEHSEKEKLETDAMFKLDHGGKDKEKLRAAIPSLTDLQEHQAGWKDDFRLNSSLRRKFRDEKKAISEEEEKDNAVRKRLGLSIPLVPEKEEDKKLASLLTFQSPDSYEDRQQSKRQQISSRSWFGSSSAAPGGTVGNLLQKLGQQGRDAAAAKALSYAPASPLNLVRRKSDGSSTTSSSPSQTPCSTSSSSDSHSLPLSSPNTNTPDTDDPERENTHKQSSSSPPQPTEERQDTCSENIQPRVSDNSNKASTGISLVADYSDSDSDPGQ from the exons ATG ggagagagaaaaggagtcAACAAATACTACCCGCCGGACTTTGACCCTGCTAAG CATGGCTCCATCAacggttactggaacactcaccCCCTGCGGGAGAGAGCCAGGAAACTCTCACAGGGCATCCTCATCATCAG GTTTGAGATGCCCTATAACATCTGGTGTGATGGCTGTAAGAATCACATAGGCATGG GGGTCCgatataatgcagaaaaaaaaaaggtggggAATTACTACACTACACCCATATATAG GTTCAGAATGAAGTGCCACCTATGTGTGAACTACATAGAGATGCAGACAGATCCAGCCACCTGTGACTATGTGATCGTGAGTGGAGCCAGCAGGAAGGAGGAGAGATGGAACATGGCTGAGAATGAACAGATTCTCACCACTG AGCACAGTGAGAAGGAGAAACTGGAGACAGATGCAATGTTTAAGCTGGATCATGGTGGAAAAGACAAAGAGAAGCTGCGTGCAGCTATACCTTCCCTCACTGATCTCCAGGAGCACCAGGCTGGATGGAAGGATGACTTTCGGCTCAACAGCTCCCTCCGCAGGAAGTTTAGG GACGAAAAGAAAGCAATATCTGAAGAAGAGGAGAAAGACAATGCTGTGAGAAAGAGGTTGGGTTTGTCTATCCCTCTGGTACCTGAGAAAGAAGAGGACAAAAAGCTTGCATCTCTTCTCACCTTCCAGAGCCCTGACT CATATGAAGACAGACAGCAGTCCAAGAGGCAGCAGATCTCATCTCGTTCCTGGTTTGGCTCATCCTCCGCAGCACCGGGGGGCACTGTGGGAAATCTTCTGCAGAAACTTGGCCAGCAGGGCAGAGACGCCGCTGCTGCCAAAGCACTGAGCTACGCCCCAGCCAGCCCACTAAACCTGGTCCGCAGGAAGTCAGATGGCAGCAGCACAACGTCCAGCAGCCCCAGCCAGACCCCGTGTTCTACCTCCAGCTCCAGCGATTCCCATTCCCTGCCTCTATCAAGCCCAAACACAAACACTCCTGACACAGatgacccagagagagagaacacacacaagCAGAGCAGCTCCTCTCCACCACAGCCCACAGAGGAGAGGCAGGACACTTGTTCAGAGAACATTCAGCCCCGAGTATCGGACAATAGCAACAAAGCCAGCACTGGAATATCGTTAGTAGCAGACTACAGCGATTCAGACTCAGACCCAGGGCAGTGA